One Longimicrobium sp. DNA segment encodes these proteins:
- a CDS encoding VOC family protein produces MRVEGITWHALTLDDTQFAAMKKLAAETLGLAPMMELPGVSVFSMPNGTILELYLPQALPPFGYNEGGVAFGFRVDDIEAASRAVEAAGAELLGDINRFEEMGYAYRHFRGPDGRVYGLNEQKAPPA; encoded by the coding sequence ATGCGAGTCGAAGGCATCACCTGGCACGCCCTGACCCTCGATGACACGCAGTTCGCCGCCATGAAGAAGCTGGCCGCGGAAACGCTCGGCCTCGCGCCCATGATGGAGCTGCCGGGCGTCAGCGTGTTCTCCATGCCCAATGGCACCATCCTCGAGCTTTACCTCCCGCAAGCCTTGCCGCCGTTCGGGTACAACGAGGGCGGTGTCGCGTTCGGCTTCCGCGTGGACGACATCGAGGCGGCGTCGCGCGCGGTGGAGGCGGCCGGCGCCGAGCTGTTGGGCGACATCAACCGGTTCGAGGAAATGGGCTACGCCTATCGGCACTTCCGCGGGCCGGACGGACGCGTCTATGGGCTGAATGAGCAGAAGGCCCCGCCCGCGTGA